A segment of the Phycisphaeraceae bacterium genome:
GGCGTGGTGCTGCTGATCGACGGCGTGGTTTCGGCCGACCGTCGCTATGTGACGCTGAACGTCGATGCAGCTATTTCGCAGTTGCAGGACTTTGCTCGCGAGCGGGTGACGGCTGCGGTCGCCGGACTGCTGGTCGATTCGGCGGATACGGGTTCGTTCATTCAGTTGCCCATTGTGTCGGTCAGTCGCGTTCAGACGACGGTCACGATTCCCGATCAAGGCACGATTCTGCTCGGCGGGCAGAGGCTGATCTCGGAATTCGCGGTCGAAACCGGAGTGCCGGTGCTGAGCAAGATTCCGATTCTGAGCCGGTTCTTCTCGAACCGGATCGACGCCAAGGAAGAGCAGACGCTGCTGATTTTGCTCAAGCCCACGATCCTGATTCAGAACGAGCAGGAGGAAGAGAACTTCCCCGGCCTGCTGGACATGCTGGGTCGCTGATACTGAAATGGCCAGTTCACAATCGGCCGGGTCCTGCGGGGCCCGGCTGTTTCTTTTGGGGTGTGGTATGCTTATGCTTCCGCGATTGCGGCCTCGAGGCCGTGCTGACGCCGAACTGGAGACTGGTTGATGCCTTCTTCCGACTCACGCTTGAGGATCACAGTTCGAGACACAGTGACATGTGTCGAGTTTCTGGATCGGAACATTCTCGACGAGTTGAACATCCAATCGATCGGCGAGGAGATAGGAAGTCTGATCGAGTCGGGGAGCAAGCCTCGCCTGCTGATCAGTTTTGCGAACGTCGATCACCTCGCGTCGGCGGCTCTTGGGGCGCTGATTACGATTCGCAACAAGGTCAAGGCCAGGGATGGTGAACTGAGACTGTCGGACATCGATCCACAGATCTACGAGGTGTTCGTGATCACGCGACTCGAAAATCTGTTCAACATTCACGACACCAGCGAGGACGCGCTCAAAGCGTTCAAGAAGTAAGCCCGCGGGCAGGATTGGCTGAGACTCATGGGCGAATCCACGCCTCACGAGCAAGGTTCAATGGAAATTCGACGCGACCGGTCACAGATCGAGCGCGTGTCAGATGCCATTCTGACTGCGGCTGAGGATCTGAACTATTCCAAGGCTTCGCGATTCGCCGTTCGCCTCGCGCTCGAAGAAGCCATCACAAACGCGTTTCACCACGGGCACCGACAACTGCCCGACACCGAGATGATCCGGGTGGAGTTCGAAGTATCGAGCGAACGAATCTGGATCGCGGTCGAAGATCGCGGCCCTGGCTTTGAGCCACAGGATGTACCCGACCCGACGATCGACGAGAACCTCGCCCTTCCGAGCGGGCGGGGGCTGATGCTGATGCGAACCTACATGTCGCAAGTGCAGTACAACGAGAAGGGAAACCGGGTCGAACTGGTGTACCGCCGACCCGCTTCCTGAGGTCTAGAATCTCTTCGGTCGGAGAAGTTGTTCGCACGGAGGCTTGGATCATGTCGTCAGAGCAAGTTGTTGCATCGCCGGTCACATTGACAGCCAAGGCTGCAGCCGAAATCAGAAACATTGTCGATCAGCAGGAACTCGATCCCGCAAAGGTTCGCCTTCGGGTAGGGATCAAGGGTGGCGGGTGCTCGGGGTTCAGCTACGTTCTGGACCTGACGGAGCAGCAGAAAGACTCGGACGAAGCTTTCGAGCAGCACGGGATTACGTTGATCTGCGACCCGCGGAGCCTGCCATACCTCTCTGGAACGATTGTGGATTTCAAGGACGAGATCATGGGTCGCGGGTTTGTGTTTCAGAACCCGAACGCGACCACGACGTGCGGATGTGGATCAAGTTTCGCGGTCTGAGTGACCTGTGTACGGAACTTGTGCGGTATTCACTTTGGAATTGTCAAGATTATCCTTGGTTGAAGGTCCGATTTTCGCTATGCTGTAAGCGTCAGGCGGTGCATGCTGGCCTCAGGCTCGGGCGCTGAGGGAAGGAGCCGTGTTGCGTTAGGTGCATGGCAATACCGCTGTCGTTTCGCCCTTGGAAGGGACTCCATGGAAGGTGGAACATCGCTACCACTTGAGACCTGTCAGGGATCTGCTCCGCCGACGGTGACCCAGTTCAGTGTGTTCCTCCCGAACAAGGTTGGCAAACTGCTTGATCTCGTTGAGCGGTTCGACAACTCGCCGTGTGCGATTTGTGCTCTCAATGTGCATGAAGCGAGCGACCATGCGGTCGTGCGATTGATTACCAACAACACGAAGATGGCTCGGACGCTGCTGCGCGAAGACAAGCTCGCGTACGCCGAGAACGATCTTCTGGTCGTTGAACTCACCAAGGGCCATTCACTGACGAGCCTGTGCTTGGCGCTGCTCGGGGCCGAACTTTCGATTCACTTTGCGTATCCGCTCATGATCAAGCCCAATGGCCGACCGACGATTGCTCTGGCAGTCGACGACCCGACACTCGCGGGGCAGATCCTGAGACGCAAGGAGTTCAGGCTCTTCGGAGAAGCGGATCTTCCAGCAGCCTGATCGGTCTCCCAACCTTTCAGCCAATTCGATCCATGCCACCCATGTAGGGCCGCAGCACTGTTGGAATGGTGACGCTCCCGTCGGCGTTCTGGTGCATCTCGAGCAGCGGAATCATGAGTCGTGGGCTTGCAGCCACCGTGTTGTTGAGACTGTGGCAGAACACCGTTGCGCCAGAACCGGCTTCGCCGCCGGGGCGGTAGCGCATATTCAACCTTCGACACTGATAGTCGTACAAGCGGCTGGCGGAATGTGTTTCGCCAAACGCCCCAATCGTCGAACCATCGGTCTGCGATTCGCCTCGACCGGGAACCCAGCACTCAACATCAACCATGTCGGCGTTCTTGACACCCAGGTCGCCCGTGCAGCACTGCAACAGGCGGTGGGGGAGTTCGAGCGAGCGCAGGAACATCTCGACATATCCGATCATCTTCGTGTGCCACGCCCGGCTCTCGGCCTCGTCGGCGCGGCAGATGACGACCTGTTCGACCTTGTCGAACTGATGCACGCGATACAAACCTGCGGTGTCCTTGCCCGCGGCTCCGGCTTCGCGGCGGAAACATGTCGAAACCGTAACGTACTTGCGAGGCAGGTCGCGCTCGTCGAGAATCTCGCCCATATGCACGCCCATCAGACCAACTTCACCCGTGCCCGTCAGGTACAGATCCTGGCCGGTGTTGGCTGTACCCGCGACCGGTTCCTCTTCATCGGCTTCGATCTGCCACCGGCGGGTTTCATCGATAAGGTAACTCTGAGCACGACCGGCAGGGAAGAACCCAGTCCCGACCATCGCCTCCTCGCGCACGAGCACCGGCACGCTCATCGGTATAAAGCCATTGTCACGCACCATGAAATCGAAGGCGTAGCGTGTCAGCGCCTGATGCAGCAGCATGCCCGCGCCGCTCAGCACATAACTCCGCGAACCTGCAACTCGAACGCCGCGCACAAAATCGACAAGCCCGAGTTCTTCGCACAGCCGAATGTGGTTACGCGGCTTGAAACCTTTGTTGGCTTCAAATGACTTCTCAAAGTTCCACCACGCCGGGCTCCAGCGCCGAATCTCGACGTTATCTTCGCTCGATGTGCCGACGGGCACATCAGCATCCGGAGGTAGCGGGACACGCAGCAGGAGCGCGGTGAGTTCCGGTTCGATCTGCCCGATCCTCTCTTCGAGCTCCTGAATCTCGGTCTTGAGTCGCGAGGGGGCGGCTTTGATCTCGTTGATCCGCGCTTCGATCTCGACGCGCTCGGCATCACTCGCTGCCTTCTTGAGCGATGCGGTCAACTGCCCAATGAGAGGCCCGGTCTCCTTGGCCAGTTTCTTCTGTTCGCTTCGGGCGCCTTCCTGCTGCGTCTGGAGTTCTCGCTTCAGAGAGTCGAGATGCACCAGTCGGTCGATATCGACACTGACCCGCTTGAGGGCGGCACCCTTGCGGTAACGATCGGGGTTTTCACGAAGGTCGCGGATGTCGATCATGGGACTCCAGTGTAGATCGCTCAGCGGGGGGCACGCTCATCGAGGCCCCAAATGGGAACCGGGCCCGCTCTTCTGCGGACAAAGGGAACTATCCTATATCCCGGTCCCACCACTCGGGAAAGAGGGTGTGGCCTACGTGCGCGCAAGACGGGGAACCGCTGGATGTCGACTCTGCAACTCAAACTCAATGCTGGTCGCGGCCGACCGCTTCGGCTGGATGACGACCCCATCACCATCGGTCGACACCCCGACAACCGCTTGCGCATCAGCGACGACATGGCCAGCCGACACCATTGCATCATCGAACCCCTCGGGGGCGGCAAGTTCCGATTGCGCGACCTGGGCAGTCGCAACGGGACCAAACTCAACGGCAACAAGGTCGGCGAATCGATGCTTCAGCCCGGCGACGTGATCCAGATCGGCAAGCTCGAGATGCTCGTCGAAGAACGTCAGAACGATGTCATTGCGCGCGTTCAGGACGGTGATGGCGAAGCAGATGGGCCGACTCTCCAATCGCGCCCGAGCAAGAAGGCCGAAGAGCGCGCTCCGTGGATTGACGAGCTCACTTCGATCATCAACGCCTTCGCGGTCACCGGCGTCGATGACGAGAACCTCAAGATCATTGATGCGGATGGCAAACCCTCTGACGCACTGGGTGGCACGGGACCCGGGCCTCGGAGCATGCGATTGCTGCTGCGCGTCGCATCACGAACGCGAGCGACCGATATTCACTGCGAGCCCAAGGGCGAGGGCATGAACATTCGCATGCGCGTCGACGGGCAGATGGTCTGGATCACGGAACTTCCAAACGATGTCGGCGAGCGCATGCTGGGGCTGGTCAAGAACGCATGCCAGATGAAGAGCGCGGCGCGCGACGCTGTGCAGGACGGGCACTTCTCCTGCCGATTCCCTGATCGCCGGGTTGAATACCGCGTCAGCGTGACGCCTTCGGTGCATGGCCAGAAGATGGTCGTGCGAATTCTCGATCAGCGTGGCGTGCCGACGTCTCTGTCCGATCTCGGGCTTGTCGGATACATGCACGAGCGCATCCGCGCGGTGACAATGCAGGACTCGGGCTTGCTGCTGGTGTGCGGGCCCACGGGGTCGGGCAAAACGACGACGCTCTACAACGCGCTGCGCGAGATCGACCGCGACACACGCAACGTCATCACGATCGAGGACCCGGTCGAGTATCAACTCGAAGGCGTCACCCAGATGCCCATCGATGAAAAGAAGGGCAACACGTTCAACACGCTCCTGCGGTCCGTGCTTCGGCAGGACCCGGATGTGATTCTTCTGGGCGAAGTTCGCGACGAGGAGACCGCGCGCACAGCCATGCAGGCTGCAATGACCGGACACCTGGTGTTTTCGACCGTTCACTCAAAGGATTCGATCTCGGCGGTGTTTCGTTTGCTCGACCTGCGCGTCGAGCCGTACCTTGTGGCCAACGCACTGAATCTTGTGCTTGCCCAGCGACTGGTGCGCACGCTGTGCGATGCGTGCAAGCAGTCGGTGACCGTGACCCCGGGGCAGGCCAACAAGATCGGGCGGTTCCTGGGCACCAAGACACAGATTTGTGCGCCAGTTGGGTGCACCAAGTGCATCAAGACGGGGTATCGAGGCCGACACGCGCTGTTCGAGTTGCTCGACTTCAACGATGAACTGCGCGATGTGGTGCTGCGCAATCCGAGCATTCAGGCGATGCGCAAGATCATCGACCAGGGCCTCTTCACGACGCTTCAGCAATTCGGGTATCGCCTCGTCTCCGACGGGGTCACCTCGATGGAAGAGGTCGATCGCGTGGCCGGGTCGAGTTGAGGCGGACTCGCGAGCGGCTGCTCGTGGGTAAGCGGTTCGTAAAAACACATCCGGCGATCGACCTTCACACACGGGCATGAGAGAGGGAGTGTTCTCATGGGTGTGTGGGGGCCGACCGCCGAACGCGTCAGCACGAGAGAGGGGAGTTGAGGCTCAGGCTGCGGGCAACATGCCCATGCGGTGCAGGAACACGGTTGCCTGCGAGACTTCTTCGCGCGTGAAATCGCAGAGGATCTGAGGCTGGAGTTCGCTGCCGAGCAGTTCGGTCGGTTCGACATACCGGCCACTGGCAGTTTCGGCGATTTCAGTGACCGCGAGCAAAATTGCTTCTGCGGCTTCGATCAATCGTTCTGCGCTGATGGGTTCAGGTTGGTTGTTCATCGCGCCCTCCTTACACATTCTCTTTCGTAAACAATCGACTTTGAGTTTCCATTCCGAGGTCACGTTTGTTTGTTCGCCAGTTCTCAAGCGAGATTTTGAAGCCTTGACACACGCCAGTTCTTTCGGATTACTGCCGATTTTTTTCTCGGCCTGACACAATTGGCCTATAGAACACGTGGCTCTGCCACCGATTCTC
Coding sequences within it:
- a CDS encoding STAS domain-containing protein; the protein is MPSSDSRLRITVRDTVTCVEFLDRNILDELNIQSIGEEIGSLIESGSKPRLLISFANVDHLASAALGALITIRNKVKARDGELRLSDIDPQIYEVFVITRLENLFNIHDTSEDALKAFKK
- the tadA gene encoding Flp pilus assembly complex ATPase component TadA, whose protein sequence is MSTLQLKLNAGRGRPLRLDDDPITIGRHPDNRLRISDDMASRHHCIIEPLGGGKFRLRDLGSRNGTKLNGNKVGESMLQPGDVIQIGKLEMLVEERQNDVIARVQDGDGEADGPTLQSRPSKKAEERAPWIDELTSIINAFAVTGVDDENLKIIDADGKPSDALGGTGPGPRSMRLLLRVASRTRATDIHCEPKGEGMNIRMRVDGQMVWITELPNDVGERMLGLVKNACQMKSAARDAVQDGHFSCRFPDRRVEYRVSVTPSVHGQKMVVRILDQRGVPTSLSDLGLVGYMHERIRAVTMQDSGLLLVCGPTGSGKTTTLYNALREIDRDTRNVITIEDPVEYQLEGVTQMPIDEKKGNTFNTLLRSVLRQDPDVILLGEVRDEETARTAMQAAMTGHLVFSTVHSKDSISAVFRLLDLRVEPYLVANALNLVLAQRLVRTLCDACKQSVTVTPGQANKIGRFLGTKTQICAPVGCTKCIKTGYRGRHALFELLDFNDELRDVVLRNPSIQAMRKIIDQGLFTTLQQFGYRLVSDGVTSMEEVDRVAGSS
- the serS gene encoding serine--tRNA ligase → MIDIRDLRENPDRYRKGAALKRVSVDIDRLVHLDSLKRELQTQQEGARSEQKKLAKETGPLIGQLTASLKKAASDAERVEIEARINEIKAAPSRLKTEIQELEERIGQIEPELTALLLRVPLPPDADVPVGTSSEDNVEIRRWSPAWWNFEKSFEANKGFKPRNHIRLCEELGLVDFVRGVRVAGSRSYVLSGAGMLLHQALTRYAFDFMVRDNGFIPMSVPVLVREEAMVGTGFFPAGRAQSYLIDETRRWQIEADEEEPVAGTANTGQDLYLTGTGEVGLMGVHMGEILDERDLPRKYVTVSTCFRREAGAAGKDTAGLYRVHQFDKVEQVVICRADEAESRAWHTKMIGYVEMFLRSLELPHRLLQCCTGDLGVKNADMVDVECWVPGRGESQTDGSTIGAFGETHSASRLYDYQCRRLNMRYRPGGEAGSGATVFCHSLNNTVAASPRLMIPLLEMHQNADGSVTIPTVLRPYMGGMDRIG
- the erpA gene encoding iron-sulfur cluster insertion protein ErpA, coding for MSSEQVVASPVTLTAKAAAEIRNIVDQQELDPAKVRLRVGIKGGGCSGFSYVLDLTEQQKDSDEAFEQHGITLICDPRSLPYLSGTIVDFKDEIMGRGFVFQNPNATTTCGCGSSFAV
- a CDS encoding ATP-binding protein, whose protein sequence is MGESTPHEQGSMEIRRDRSQIERVSDAILTAAEDLNYSKASRFAVRLALEEAITNAFHHGHRQLPDTEMIRVEFEVSSERIWIAVEDRGPGFEPQDVPDPTIDENLALPSGRGLMLMRTYMSQVQYNEKGNRVELVYRRPAS